Proteins from one Xenorhabdus griffiniae genomic window:
- a CDS encoding ShlB/FhaC/HecB family hemolysin secretion/activation protein, with translation MATVTFRNMIAGLAGWTVLVFSPVQADDPPFIQQKQQSQVAEQRAVTLDAQEQLRQQERQHALQQQQTPDSDIRLTRPGVRLSDYPADEHPCFTINTLRLEGDSARRFQWALDAAGDAKGRCLGGQGILLVNNKVQNAILTKGYVTTRVMVQEQDLAGGVLTLTLQPGRIANIRFDEPVSWRGRLWNAMPATAGDILNLRDIEQALENFKRVPSVEADIKIEPGQQEATSDLRISWKEGRLFRLSLGLDDSGAQSTGRYLGSVTLAIDAPFAQNDLFYANIGKDLFEPGPFGNRARTVNYVFPLGYWAFSANYNDYTYHQNIANANEILSYSGKSENAQFTVSRLLFRNQSHKTTLNLRVFRRHSTNAVGNIEIAQQHRRTAGWELGLSQRSYFGDITLDAGINWRRGTGAFGALPAPEEANHRGSARTGMALGDISLNVPFKWGTQPWRYHTKVRWQWSANPLTPQDRLAIAGRYTVRGFDGEQMLSGERGLLWRNELAWNVLSRGHELYWAVDYGRVDGPGTRHLVGHQLAGGALGVRGTLWRRLSYDLFAGVPFYQPAGFHTPGVSGGFSLNLEI, from the coding sequence ATGGCAACGGTAACTTTCCGCAACATGATAGCCGGGCTGGCCGGATGGACTGTACTCGTATTTTCCCCTGTACAGGCCGATGACCCGCCTTTTATTCAGCAAAAACAGCAATCACAGGTAGCAGAACAACGTGCAGTAACGCTGGATGCTCAGGAGCAACTCCGGCAGCAGGAAAGGCAGCACGCGCTACAGCAGCAACAGACACCGGATAGCGATATCCGGCTTACGCGCCCCGGCGTGCGCCTGTCTGATTATCCGGCGGATGAACATCCTTGTTTTACGATCAATACCTTACGTTTGGAAGGCGATTCCGCTCGTCGTTTTCAGTGGGCACTGGACGCGGCAGGGGATGCCAAAGGGCGTTGCCTGGGTGGGCAGGGGATTTTGCTGGTTAATAACAAGGTGCAAAATGCCATTCTGACCAAAGGTTATGTCACCACCCGTGTCATGGTGCAGGAGCAGGATCTGGCGGGTGGAGTGTTGACGCTGACGCTCCAGCCCGGCCGTATTGCTAATATCCGCTTTGATGAGCCGGTGTCCTGGCGTGGGCGGTTGTGGAATGCCATGCCCGCTACCGCCGGGGATATCCTGAATTTGCGCGATATCGAGCAGGCGCTGGAAAATTTCAAACGGGTGCCCAGTGTTGAGGCCGATATTAAAATCGAACCCGGTCAGCAGGAGGCAACCAGTGACCTGCGGATCAGCTGGAAAGAGGGGCGCCTGTTCCGGCTCAGTCTGGGACTCGATGACAGCGGTGCCCAAAGCACTGGCCGCTATCTGGGGTCGGTGACGCTGGCGATTGATGCGCCTTTTGCCCAGAACGATCTGTTCTATGCCAACATCGGTAAGGATTTGTTTGAGCCCGGCCCCTTTGGTAACCGCGCCCGTACCGTTAACTACGTCTTCCCGCTCGGTTACTGGGCGTTTTCTGCCAACTACAATGACTACACCTATCATCAGAATATCGCCAACGCGAACGAAATCCTGTCTTACAGCGGCAAAAGTGAGAATGCGCAATTCACGGTGTCCCGGTTGTTATTTCGCAATCAGTCGCACAAAACAACCCTTAATCTGCGCGTCTTTCGTCGCCATTCCACCAATGCTGTGGGAAATATCGAAATAGCCCAACAACACCGCCGTACTGCGGGCTGGGAGTTAGGCTTAAGCCAGCGCAGTTACTTCGGTGATATCACGTTGGACGCCGGCATCAACTGGCGGCGGGGAACCGGCGCCTTCGGTGCGCTGCCGGCACCGGAAGAAGCCAATCACAGGGGCAGTGCCCGCACGGGAATGGCGCTGGGGGATATCAGCCTGAATGTACCTTTTAAATGGGGCACACAGCCCTGGCGTTATCACACCAAAGTGCGCTGGCAGTGGAGTGCAAATCCGCTGACACCGCAGGACAGGCTGGCGATTGCCGGGCGTTATACCGTGCGCGGGTTTGACGGCGAGCAGATGCTGTCCGGTGAAAGAGGGCTGCTCTGGCGTAATGAGCTGGCCTGGAATGTGCTGTCGCGCGGTCACGAGCTTTACTGGGCGGTGGATTATGGCCGTGTGGATGGACCGGGCACCCGTCATCTCGTCGGGCATCAATTGGCGGGCGGTGCCCTAGGTGTGCGCGGCACGCTGTGGCGCCGGCTCAGTTATGATCTGTTTGCCGGGGTGCCATTTTACCAGCCCGCCGGTTTTCACACCCCGGGTGTGAGCGGCGGTTTCAGCCTCAATCTGGAAATCTGA
- a CDS encoding conjugal transfer protein TraG N-terminal domain-containing protein, with protein sequence MTTNSYLEYFLTLLGWVVNNGLWQILIATGLFTTPLVIKVIAVWLKVRESDEEDGHGGLQSLARLENTLYGAFFVMVVCCVPLVNVNLSTLQYDQSRAKSCGTWTPQAPDKSGYAPVISSLNNQTAAVPLWWAVVHRLSKGLTQAAVASIPCRPDLRQLRFEVQHTRIHSPALAAELQDFTNDCYALALYQWKQRDQGQTPDPATLHDIDWLGSRTFLSGDYRTLQSRMPRVLFPWNESRDSGRPNTGQGGYPTCQAWWSTPETGLKARVLAEADPGLWLRLSAALKMLGKETREYQEAVIRRLVSPVNLTMSQDGYVYAGYGGNADFTVWDRSNRVGSSAGTLLGGFLSMPAFDAVRQALPMIQAVILMALYILIPLILLFAAYEFKTVLTLTFALFALNFLTFWWETARWLDSYLLDALYGSDTHSLLNLAGFQNTSDDLIMGLVMGTLFIVLPMVWLGALAWAGVRMGDMAGMMSQGVGQVRQSAGLFGQMVMQKILSGGKR encoded by the coding sequence ATGACCACCAACAGCTATCTGGAGTACTTTCTGACCCTGCTTGGCTGGGTGGTCAATAACGGGTTATGGCAAATACTGATTGCCACCGGACTGTTTACAACCCCTTTAGTGATAAAGGTCATCGCGGTCTGGCTGAAAGTGCGGGAGAGTGACGAAGAGGACGGTCATGGCGGGTTGCAGTCGCTTGCCCGTCTCGAAAATACGTTGTATGGCGCCTTTTTCGTCATGGTGGTGTGTTGTGTGCCGCTGGTGAATGTCAACCTCAGTACCCTCCAGTACGATCAGTCCCGCGCCAAAAGTTGCGGTACCTGGACACCGCAAGCGCCGGATAAAAGTGGTTATGCGCCGGTGATCTCCAGCCTGAATAATCAGACGGCGGCGGTGCCCCTCTGGTGGGCCGTGGTGCATCGGTTGTCAAAGGGATTAACGCAAGCGGCGGTAGCGTCCATTCCCTGCCGGCCGGATTTAAGGCAGCTGCGTTTTGAGGTACAGCACACCCGTATCCATAGCCCGGCACTGGCGGCGGAATTGCAGGATTTCACTAATGACTGTTATGCCTTAGCGTTGTATCAGTGGAAACAACGGGATCAGGGGCAAACCCCCGATCCGGCCACCCTGCATGATATTGACTGGCTGGGCAGTCGCACCTTCTTATCCGGCGATTACCGGACGCTGCAATCCCGAATGCCCAGGGTACTATTTCCGTGGAATGAAAGCCGGGACAGTGGCCGGCCCAATACCGGGCAGGGCGGTTATCCCACCTGTCAGGCCTGGTGGTCAACCCCTGAAACCGGGCTGAAGGCCAGGGTATTGGCCGAGGCTGATCCGGGATTGTGGTTGCGTCTGTCGGCAGCCCTCAAAATGCTGGGCAAAGAAACCCGTGAATATCAAGAAGCGGTGATCCGCCGTTTAGTCAGTCCGGTTAACTTGACAATGTCTCAGGACGGCTATGTGTATGCGGGGTATGGCGGCAATGCCGATTTTACGGTCTGGGACAGATCAAATCGAGTGGGGTCTTCTGCGGGGACTCTGCTGGGGGGATTCCTCAGCATGCCGGCGTTTGATGCGGTGCGTCAGGCTTTGCCGATGATACAGGCGGTGATCCTGATGGCGTTGTATATCCTGATCCCGTTGATCCTGCTGTTTGCCGCCTATGAATTTAAGACGGTACTCACACTGACGTTCGCCCTGTTTGCGTTGAATTTCCTGACCTTCTGGTGGGAAACTGCCCGTTGGTTAGACAGCTATTTACTGGACGCCCTGTATGGCTCAGACACCCACAGCCTGTTGAATCTGGCGGGATTTCAGAACACCTCGGATGATTTGATTATGGGGCTGGTGATGGGCACGCTGTTTATTGTGCTGCCGATGGTCTGGCTGGGCGCATTAGCCTGGGCGGGGGTGCGGATGGGCGATATGGCGGGCATGATGAGTCAGGGCGTGGGGCAGGTCAGGCAGTCAGCGGGCCTGTTCGGGCAAATGGTGATGCAGAAAATCCTATCCGGCGGTAAGCGCTAA
- a CDS encoding integrating conjugative element protein, producing MTRINGLLLVLSGLATASVQGNTPVVSLSLPQVNNSVLGYGADVSGAVSDKLFYTLGGGSVISQPATRRSLTTLGGLELGWSSDLMCGNFDLKTTVGNQLNGITAGFKNLMSEVIQGATGAVASLPAMIIQRANPGLYDMLTNGVLQANVAYDKAQFNCQNMARRMMDFAQNSKWTQSAALQEYKTQVNSGDADAVRVNNAGSKATGTSGHPWIGGNKQGGKGQNAIRPTRDLASAGFNMMNQLPVLSQASVSHQHCDGGACTQFQNAREAAEAVVKVLGDRAIRTCANAAECTSGGEMQQPGVTVAGTGFAPMLEEGTKANTEQLVKLVNGTEKPTAANLAKLKTGSLVVTKGVIQALQRDPDSAALTARLAGELAMAETTETALLMRRMLITGMSEPNAAAQPEALAEGERRIEALDREINALKNEMMLKRELSRNAILTIIERDTHRIQAHPQKQVPDSTDARFYQLEMPNSERR from the coding sequence ATGACGAGAATAAACGGGTTATTGCTGGTATTGAGTGGGCTGGCAACCGCTTCTGTGCAGGGTAATACACCGGTTGTATCCCTCTCATTACCACAGGTAAATAACAGTGTGCTGGGTTATGGTGCCGATGTCTCCGGTGCGGTCTCCGATAAGTTGTTTTATACCTTAGGGGGCGGCTCAGTGATTTCACAGCCGGCCACCCGCCGTTCCCTGACCACGCTGGGTGGGTTGGAGCTGGGCTGGAGTTCCGATTTGATGTGCGGCAATTTTGACTTAAAAACTACCGTCGGTAATCAGTTAAACGGTATTACGGCCGGGTTTAAAAACCTGATGAGTGAAGTGATCCAGGGGGCTACCGGCGCTGTTGCCAGCTTACCCGCCATGATCATTCAGCGTGCCAATCCGGGGCTCTATGACATGCTGACCAACGGTGTGTTGCAGGCCAATGTGGCGTACGACAAGGCTCAGTTTAATTGCCAGAACATGGCCCGACGGATGATGGATTTTGCACAAAACAGTAAATGGACGCAATCGGCTGCCCTACAGGAATATAAGACACAGGTGAACAGCGGGGATGCCGATGCGGTAAGAGTCAATAATGCCGGCAGCAAAGCCACAGGCACCAGCGGGCATCCGTGGATTGGCGGGAATAAGCAGGGGGGCAAGGGACAAAATGCCATCCGGCCCACCCGTGATTTAGCCAGCGCGGGATTTAATATGATGAATCAGTTGCCGGTACTGAGCCAGGCTTCCGTCAGCCATCAACATTGTGATGGCGGTGCCTGTACCCAATTCCAGAATGCCAGAGAAGCGGCAGAGGCGGTGGTAAAAGTGCTGGGCGACCGGGCTATCCGTACCTGTGCCAATGCCGCAGAATGCACCAGCGGTGGGGAAATGCAGCAGCCGGGCGTGACGGTGGCCGGCACCGGCTTTGCGCCGATGCTGGAAGAGGGCACCAAAGCCAATACTGAACAGCTGGTGAAACTGGTCAATGGCACGGAAAAACCGACCGCCGCCAATCTGGCCAAACTGAAAACCGGGAGCCTGGTGGTCACCAAAGGTGTGATCCAGGCATTGCAGCGAGACCCGGACAGTGCGGCGTTGACCGCGCGTCTGGCGGGCGAGCTGGCGATGGCCGAGACCACCGAGACCGCATTGCTGATGCGGCGCATGCTGATTACCGGCATGTCAGAGCCCAATGCGGCCGCCCAGCCGGAAGCGCTGGCCGAAGGGGAACGGCGGATTGAGGCACTGGATCGGGAAATCAATGCGCTGAAAAATGAAATGATGCTGAAACGGGAACTGTCCCGTAACGCCATCCTGACCATTATTGAGCGGGACACGCACCGTATCCAGGCCCATCCGCAAAAGCAGGTGCCGGACAGCACCGATGCCCGTTTTTATCAGCTGGAAATGCCTAACAGTGAACGGAGGTAA
- a CDS encoding TIGR03756 family integrating conjugative element protein: MKTPRLAFPVVITLIAAFAPFARASLNTAQIVASSLSPSCIQWRVSGICYWLFCSWQGCTVKTSVKVTHYLPEAVVSTYHAPGGNPWADMAQVSRLSGGLENVVTGALSHLTAGGGHHNSQMAGQRRTSLRFKYADAIGHPATRLIGEQIPGYSCRSAATPLVPYFLSTLDTMAWRTGLPEAFYPEALIPGQRELGSQMAANLWGTIYPRSGFVNQTDDDKASAVVAQRVADIITRAGQPHVYQTLKGQRADGYWPPEPVTENTGTQNHQWQRLSPRLSPSCAVFPDGEHPAAVNGNQAYALWQPYSCCQRRGQRFLGSTDI; encoded by the coding sequence ATGAAGACACCCCGCCTTGCTTTTCCTGTTGTCATCACGCTGATAGCGGCGTTTGCTCCCTTTGCGCGGGCCTCCCTCAACACCGCCCAGATTGTGGCCAGCAGTCTCTCGCCATCCTGTATCCAGTGGCGGGTCAGCGGTATTTGTTACTGGCTGTTTTGTTCCTGGCAGGGCTGTACGGTAAAAACGTCGGTTAAAGTCACTCACTACCTCCCCGAAGCGGTGGTGTCCACCTATCACGCCCCCGGCGGCAATCCGTGGGCAGACATGGCGCAAGTCAGCCGGTTATCCGGCGGACTGGAAAATGTTGTCACCGGGGCGTTATCCCACCTGACTGCGGGCGGTGGCCACCACAATAGCCAGATGGCAGGCCAGCGGCGGACCAGCCTGCGTTTTAAATATGCCGATGCCATCGGGCATCCTGCCACCCGTCTGATTGGCGAGCAAATTCCCGGGTATTCCTGCCGAAGCGCTGCCACCCCGTTGGTGCCTTATTTTCTCAGCACGCTGGATACGATGGCATGGCGCACCGGTTTGCCGGAAGCGTTCTACCCGGAAGCGCTTATTCCCGGCCAGCGGGAGCTGGGCAGCCAAATGGCTGCCAATCTGTGGGGCACTATTTATCCGCGCTCAGGCTTTGTCAATCAGACCGATGATGACAAAGCGTCTGCTGTGGTGGCGCAGCGGGTGGCGGATATTATCACCCGCGCCGGGCAACCCCATGTTTATCAGACATTAAAAGGTCAACGCGCTGACGGTTATTGGCCACCCGAACCAGTGACAGAAAATACCGGCACCCAAAATCACCAATGGCAGCGATTATCACCCCGGTTAAGTCCGTCCTGTGCGGTGTTTCCTGACGGCGAACATCCGGCTGCGGTCAATGGCAATCAGGCGTATGCCCTGTGGCAACCCTACAGTTGTTGTCAGCGCCGGGGGCAGCGTTTTTTGGGCAGTACCGATATCTGA
- a CDS encoding TIGR03757 family integrating conjugative element protein, producing MWKSALLLWVGLLASLSANAKVVIYTDSQHSPVNLSPETQIVWLDVAEQHQRQIFAHLSADPQQAAIQAQAILQSPQWHQQEQQLIQSYRAVVKAWQSGVRKYPAVVFDDRDVVYGTADVAKASALREQRQP from the coding sequence ATGTGGAAGTCGGCTTTATTGCTTTGGGTGGGATTGCTGGCCTCATTATCGGCTAATGCGAAAGTGGTTATTTATACTGACAGTCAGCATTCTCCCGTCAATCTTTCCCCGGAGACACAAATTGTCTGGCTGGATGTGGCTGAACAACATCAGAGACAAATCTTCGCTCACCTTTCTGCCGATCCGCAGCAAGCCGCTATTCAAGCACAAGCTATTCTGCAATCACCCCAATGGCATCAGCAGGAACAGCAACTGATTCAGTCTTATCGTGCTGTTGTTAAAGCCTGGCAATCAGGCGTGCGTAAATACCCTGCGGTGGTATTTGATGACCGGGATGTGGTGTATGGTACGGCGGATGTGGCAAAAGCAAGTGCCCTCAGGGAGCAGCGCCAGCCATGA